The following proteins are encoded in a genomic region of Arachis stenosperma cultivar V10309 chromosome 4, arast.V10309.gnm1.PFL2, whole genome shotgun sequence:
- the LOC130976963 gene encoding non-specific lipid-transfer protein 3 encodes MAKNTLVICIALVCMTLITSVPKTKAVSCMQVVQQLTPCISYVENGGAVSPQCCNGIRTLLSLAPARQDRQTVCTCIKNAIRGINFNQNTLNLAAGLPSKCRVNIPYQISPSVDCARVQ; translated from the exons ATGGCCAAAAACACTCTTGTTATTTGCATTGCACTTGTATGCATGACGCTTATTACTTCCGTCCCTAAGACGAAAGCAGTGTCCTGCATGCAAGTGGTGCAACAGTTGACGCCATGCATTTCCTACGTGGAAAATGGCGGCGCTGTGTCCCCACAGTGCTGCAACGGAATCAGGACTCTTTTGAGCCTGGCTCCGGCGAGACAAGACCGGCAAACGGTATGCACTTGCATCAAGAACGCCATCCGAGGAATCAATTTCAATCAGAATACTCTCAACCTTGCTGCCGGACTCCCCAGCAAATGCCGGGTCAACATTCCTTACCAAATCAGCCCCTCGGTTGATTGCGCCAG GGTGCAGTGA